In the Pleuronectes platessa chromosome 23, fPlePla1.1, whole genome shotgun sequence genome, TTTGTTTAGTGCAGCTCTCTGACAGTGTGTAACGTTGCAGACGAGTTTACCTAAGTACTCTTTTGtgtattgtttttaacataTTTGAGTAGTTTTTCACCCCGTTTCCGTTTGCAAATGTGAACCTGGTGTTTCAAGACTTCGCTCTTCTCTACGAGGCCACTTCACCTTATCTtcaattatgattatgattccTTTATATCTGCCACACTTGAAATCGGTGTTAAATTCATTCATTACGATCTTAAACAGTTCTTTTTACAAACTGACCTGTAGTTTAATACCTCTCCCCCCTGAAGTGTTATTAGCGGAACTTCCAAACAACCCACTTGGCCTTGTCCTCTAAtccttctccatgttgtgtGGGTTTATGACCCGGTTGCTCAGTGAGATCAGGCAGAAAACACATagtccactgtgtgtgtatctcgACCCCGTCTGACCTCCCATATCACCAGAGGTTAGAAGAGGAAATGAGCggtgccccccccaccacctctgaGCGAGGGCGCGTTCAGGTGAAGGCCGCGGAGAGACggaaggaaagagaaacagGAGCAATGGGAGTCGGGGAGATAAAAAGACACCGGGGGCAATGAAAattgaggtcagaggtcaacttcACTTCAGGCTTTGTTGTACTTACCGCTAAGTTCAAAGTTGAGTGCAGCTTTCGTAAAAAAcccttctcctttttctcctcaCTCTCTTGAACTCTGTCACTCGTCTCTTCTTCCTCAATCTCTTCCTGTAACTCTGCTCTCACCTTTCCACCTCTCGCTCTCAAAACCTTTTTACACCTTTTGGGTTTTTCACCTCCTCCCCCTTCTACAGGTCTTGCTCATTTTGCAActctcttcatccctccatcatctttttcttcttcctcctgttcttgGCTGTGGCCGCGGGGCTGCTTGCGATCTCATCAGGCTCTTGGTAATAACCATGCGTTTGCGAGCCAGCGGGGACACCTCCGAGAGTTTGGAGCGAGGGAGATGAATTCCTCCGATAACTTTTCAGTTAAAGTGACACCGGCGAGAAGCCCTCCTGTCACATCTTCTTGTGCATGTCGAGGATCAGTTATCGGTGCTGCTGCTTTGTGACTCGCCCGGTGACATGTCGGTGCACGGCTTCGGTTGAGGTGTTCACTTAAAACCTGGAAAGTATCCTGTAACCAGTAGACACGGTCCTGAAGGGATTTCTAGTCGCATACACAGACGGGTTTCTACATCTGTGGGCATATTCAGGTTTCAACCTCCCCTGACCTGAAAAAAACcccacacacagtttgtgttgtgttgtgtgtgtgtgtgtcttgcacTTGTGATTACGTCTGCAACAGAGAAAGTGGGCGCACGGAGAATGCAAATGTGCCGTctcccttcttttctttctgactcgttctgtctgtctgctttcaACTCCTATAAAAAGCACAAACACCCACTGAGACAGACGCGGGTGTTGCGAAATAGGTCACTTTCCAGTTCCAGACTGACGCACATGCATTTGTTTGAAGCAGATGAGTTGATATTACACATTTCAACGAGACTCGAGTTGTCATTTTCCTTCACGGGGGGTTTCTATTTCTTGACATTAGAGGCAAAGAGGGTGATTTCAAAATGGAAAGAGGGACTTTTTCATCTGAAATCCTTGTTTATATTTCACAACATATCATTTGCATGTTGGACTGATCTGAGTAACATCTGTGGAATTAGGTTTGACAGCGTGACAAAAGAGGCTTTAGATAAATTGTACATAACAGTATGTTGATAAAAGTTACTGTCCTGTTGACGCTTGGTGCAGcgctgccctcttgtggtgtAAAAAAAGAGATGCACGTTTTGGGCTTTTATTATCCACTTGAATCCAAACTAAGTTATTTTGGTGAATTGTGGTCTTGTCCTTTCTCCTCCAGTTATTTTGGATTTGAttaaataatgttattttatgGTCTCAAAAGAATATGTGCTTGTTTACCAGTCATGCAGATGTTTACATGATTCTTTGCCAACAAAGGCAAGTGGATTAAAAATTATCATAATTACAGTAATATAACTTGCAGGAGCAAATGAAAACGTCAACACAAGATGCATAAAACTGCTCACGTGATCATCACTGAAGTCAAAGAGAAGCGTGTCTTTGAAGCATTGTcacccacacactcatgaatatgTTTCCCTGTGTGCAGGTTCTTCTGCCCTCCCCCCTGCGTGTACCTGATGGGCAGCGGctggaagaaaaagaaggagcagatggagagagacggCTGCTCCGAGCAGGAGTCGCAGCCCTGTGCCTTCATCGGCATCGGCAACAGCGACCAGGAAATGCAACAGCTCAACCTAGAGGGAAAGGTGCGTCCCCCCCTTGATGTGCTTATTTACACCAATGACACAGGGAGCCTCTCATAAGACTGCAGTGTGTTTTCTAGGGTTAATAAAtagaattaaatataaatgcatGTCTTTGCTGCATAGCTTAATCTGTAACAAAGTTTTTGTATCTCAAAATCTGAGATAGTCTCAGATCAGCCGGCTTTGTTTGGCCATTTGATCAATTGGTGGAATTCTTGTTACGAAGCAACAGCTTAGATAGAAATGTTGattatctgcatgtgtgtgtgtgtttgtgtgtgttcactttgtCTCCGTCTTGATAATAACATCAGGCAAAGCTGCCGGCGAGTGTAAATAGAAGAAAAACCTTCTAATCAGATTTCCCCTGTCTGCTGTCGTCTTTTCAGAATTATTGCACAGCTAAAACCTTGTACATATCCGACTCCGACAAGAGAAAGCACTTCATGTTGTCTGTCAAGATGTTCTACGGCAACAGCGCTGACATTGGTGTCTTCCTCAGCAAGAGGATCAAAGTCATCTCCAAGCCCTCCAAAAAGAAGCAGTCCCTCAAAAACGCTGACTGTGAGTTTGTTGTTcacacattttttaatcaaCAATTAACTTCTGTTGCTCGTTACAACTTCAGGAATTAAAATTGTGTAGTGTGGTCTGGGAATTAAGGGTGAAGATAGCCGGGGTGTGTGATGGGATTAAAGACCCTGTTAAACTGATGTCAGACTGCTGTTTGATTCCATTTGTCTGgttaaaacacaaagttaagGAGGGAATTTATAGATTCTCCGGCTCAAACAACTGTATTgtcattataaaaataaatttattgGAAGTCGAAGGTTGGAACTTAAAAGGTACAAAAGTTGTGTAATGTCAGAACCTCCATATCAGTCCttagtttcaaattaaaacgttTTATTGATTTACTTCACTGAAAAATactgtttaaatctgtaaatgtattatattCTGTCATTACTCTagttttattagtttttaatTCTATATTTTAATGTATTGTACCTTTGCCTTGTGTATTTGGGTTTATTTAATTATCATGCAAGTTTGTTTTAATCTTGATTATAACTTTTTCCCTATGTAAAACcctaattttgttttaataggTTATTATTATCAATGTTGTTATTCTTTCtaaccactagagggcagtgtaggttAATTTGAATGCTATCCCAGTTGCCCTCCTCTGCTCAGACATGTTTCTCTTCCCCCCTCTTATCGCTCGGCTCACACCGCTGACCTGAGAGCCACATGTCACGTTGTGTaacctgcatgtttgtgtgtccgcAGTGTGTATCGCATCAGGGACCAAGGTGGCGCTGTTCAACCGGCTGCGGTCCCAAACGGTCAGCACGCGCTATCTACACGTGGAGGGGGGCAACTTTCACGCCAGCTCCCAGCAGTGGGGCGCCTTCTACATCCACCTGTGTAAGTTCCCCCCCTCCCGCCTGAGTTCACAGTGTTGTGTCAGTGACACTATTGAtttagaaacaaaacacaaatcaaacagagGAAGTGAGAACAACCTGACGACAGCCTGTCACAAACAAAAGTGTGAGGTTACTGATCACACAGCAGATCGTGGGAGGATTGTCCGCACCACTgacttcctctctcctgtgttgtgtgtttgcagtggatGACGAGGAGTCAGAAGGAGAAGAGTTCACTGTGAGAGACGGTTACATCCACTACGGCCAGACGGTCAAGCTGGTCTGCTCGGTCACCGGCATGGCGCTGCCCAGACTGgtaaaagaaatacacaacatcTGACATTACACAgatctgacagacacacaaactttaATGAACCCAGAGGGGAAGATGAAGGACTAGACACCAcatttgtttctcttcttttcaaaTCGCGGTGACCATTTCCCCCTCCTATCTTTTCCCCAACATACTTCCCTACaccttctctccactcctccatcaACCTCTCGGTGGCTAATCCATtgctttcctccccccccctccagatcATCCGGAAGGTGGACAAGCAGACGGCGTTGCTGGACGCTGACGACCCCGTCTCTCAGCTCCACAAGTGTGCCTTCTACCTGAAGGACACCGAGCGCATGTACCTGTGCCTTTCCCAAGAAAGGATCATCCAGTTTCAAGTGAGTGTTCCACCTCAAACCCTCTGAACATATTCCTGCTCTTTTCCTTTCAGACTCAATTCAGGGTCGAGGTCGCTTCTTCCTCTGATCAAGTCAATCTTACACTTCACACACGATTTAAGATGATTGCTTCTCCTCTCTGAGCCACACAGAGATCGAGCTCCATACTTCATCCGTTATTATTGTCCTTATATTACTGTAATGGGGCCATTTTCTCTTTGAAGATCCGTGTGGGTTCCACTCACCACCAGGATCTGATGTTTGTTAGATGATTGTAAAGTCCCAGAGAGATGTTTGATCTCAGTTCTGAGGAAATTGGTTTTGATCccttccagggaaaggctcTGCCACCCACCACCTGACTATTCTCTTTGACAACTCCATGTTAGCCCCcacccagactgctaggaaccagggtgtgacactcgacagtcaactcACCCTTACTGcaaacattactgcaacaacacgttcctgtagataCTGTACATGCTGCACAACACCAGGAGAACATGCCCCCTTCTCACTTAGGGGTCAAAACAAGTTTAAACAAGAAATCTAATTAAATGCCACTTACTTattgcactttgtagtttggctttctagAAGAAAATCATACTttcttgtttcttgttgttcctgggtttgtaccctcgtggTTGAATGCACTGTGCTGATTGGCTGGTTATATCTCCTTCCTCCTGATAGGCCACTCCATGCCCAAAGGAACCAAACAAGGAGATGATCAATGATGGCGCCTCCTGGACAATCATCAGCACAGACAAGGCCGAATACACTTTCTACGAGGGCATGGGCCCCGTCCACTCGACTGTCACCCCCGTGCCTGTGGTCGAGAGCTTACAGGTGCACAGCAGAGTCTTGTTGTCCTTTTGtggtccagtgtgtgtgtgtgagttagttTTCATTATGTAATTCTTACCCTTAGCTAAACGGTGGAGGGGACGTCGCCATGTTGGAGCTGACGGGACAGAACTTCACTCCGAATCTTCGGGTGTGGTTCGGCGACGTGGAGGCTGAGACCATGTACAGGTGTGGCTTTGCTCCGGTTTGCTTTCCCCTGCAGGGTATCTACACACAGCTACTTGGAAGTGCTCTTTTCCACTTCTTCTGAAAAATAAGATCCGTTGGACGAgtttgtctctttctcctccattaGCGTACAAATCATCAATTACATCTAATTTGAGGATAGATGAGTTCTTACAGGCCCAAAGGAATAAGCAAGAAAATAGAAATCACCGATGAGTGTTCTAATCAAAACAGATAAAAGCTCTCAGTCGGTCTTACTGCTGCAGACACTCACGGCACAGTCGCCTAATGCAGGTAATAAATACTGATCGGAGCTGTAGTGACGTAGCTGCTGCTGAATCTTCATTCTTCTTTTAACCTgcgcaatgtttttgtttttttccactgaGCTAAAATCTTTTACAGAGCCACGAGACACCAGCGTTACCCTCTCGTAAAAAAACCTTcagtgttgtttttcctctgtcagGTTGAGATTTATAGATGGTTCAGGTTTTATGTGTTTAGCTTCATGAAGTGAGGTCATGGAACATCACAATGACTCAGGGAAACAGAGAGACCTGCTTCAGTGCAACAGAACAGAACCACCGATGCCTCATGGGGCAATGTCCCACATACTGTTTATGATGGAAGCTTTTTAAAACAAGtacttctttttgttttgtttagttttggcCGTCTGACATAGAGGTGACAGGAAATGGGGACAGAGAGAAATTAGGAAGTGTGAATACCTGAGCTGGGCCTATCGGGGCGGGCGGGGCAAGTTCAGACAAAGATTTTAAAGTTAGAGCAAATTGTTAATGCAGTTTGTCTTCAATGGATTATGAATGTTTCACTGTTCTAATCGAACACAGAAGGAAGACAGTGGCCCTTGTCAACCATTTCTACTGAAACCTGAATGAATCTTCTCAAACTCTGATGTCcttgtttctctcttctcccGACAGGTGTGCGGAGAGCATGCTGTGCGTGGTGCCCGACATCTCTGCCTTCCGAGAGGGCTGGCGCTGGGTGCGACAGCCGGTCCAGGTGCCCGTCACGCTGGTGAGGAACGACGGCATCATCTACTCCACCACACTGACCTTCACCTATACGCCAGAGCCCGGGCCGCGGCCACACTGCAGCGCCGCCGGGGCCATCCTGCGGACCGGGAACTCCAGCCTGCTGAGCAGCGGCGGCCAAGAGGCCGGCTCCGGCGTCTACGGCCCCAACAGCACCTCCAACGCAGGAGTcacatcctcatcctccaccgCCGCGGCTGTGGTCTCCTAACGCACACAGGGGGCCGCTGAATACAATATGCCTTGAGAGCAAATATACCAGAGGGTATATACAGACTatgggaaataataaaaactgactCACTCTTAAGTGCTGTGTATTAATTTTGGGATACAAAGAAGCTGAAATGGAAAACGTTGGTGGGACAAAAGGAGCGAACACAGGGGGAATCTGAAGAAGGAGGAACATCCCAACGTTGTCAGCCAATGGAAATGAGCGAACATGCTTCTTGACACGCCTCCTCTCCTGTGGTTCCTTTAAGGACCTGCCTGTTCCGTTCTGGCGTTTGGAACCAGTGAAGTTCCTGCCGGCTCAGAGCACCAGCACCTTTCTACGGCTGTGAGAAATGGAAACCACAACAACAATACATCCACcgtgtacaaaaaaaaaaacaagttgtgtTGAAAGGAAAGTTATATTTTTGCGCTGCCttgctccccctcctcctccctcgtcccctcatctcctcccaccacttgttttttataattattccttttttgtttttactctgcGTTCATTTGTGGTTTCCTAGCGGGGGGGCTGGATGTATTGTTGTTGGAGCGAGTGCGAGGATGCAGAGGGACACACATGACTCGTGACAATAACATAGTTTTTATGGACCAAGGATCTTGTATAAGCTTTAGTAAAGGTACATTTTTCTCCATACCTTTTTTGTATTAAACATATAGTACACTTTTGTTACCAAATAGTTTCTATTCTTCCCCCGAGCTTGGGCTTTGTTTTCCCCCTTTGAggtccaaaccccccccccccccccccaacctgtATGTTATTGCAACCTTAACTTTGAAACGCCTGCTTGTCCGCTCTCTGGATCGAACTCTTGTTTTTGATACTCTCACTTCTTCtgttggggaaaaaaaagaaacctgaAGTCTtggttgtttatttacataagcgaaggttgttgtttttgtttgtttgtttgtttgttttttaaaaaattttggGGAATAACCTCAGAGGGCCTATTTTTTATCATTGGTTTTTatgaagtctttaaaaagaaaagctttaAGCAACGCCTCTGCCTTGCCTGCAATACTCTATGTGCGCTATGTCTCCTTTTTCGGAAAATATACTCATCAGTACATCTCACGTGGAGCCATAGGTTTTGCAGAATACgtcaaaaaataagaaaaagaaaactagACTTCCACAGTTACTGGGAATCAAGTCTGTTTGTCATTTACAAACTAATGTAATAAGCGTAGTCACTGACTTCAAAGGATAGCCTTAGTACTGTATATTCTTACTGTGCACACAGTCAAACCAGTCACATATCTAATATCCTGTACCTGTTGCTCTGTCTCTGTGAACGTATCGGGAAAAAAAAATGTCGTGAAAACTTTGTCTCTGAAAACTGCTCCGAGCGAGGTGCGTTCCTGTGTGAGCTGTCGTTCCGGTGGCGTTTAACtccagtgttttgttttcttctctttctcttctttcaagaaaaaaaaacagacacttTTCAATTCGATGTGGCCTTACtgataacttaaaaaaaacctaAACACTTCACCTGTTTCTTATCTGCTGTTTACTCACCTTGAAAGAACCCGTGCATAGCACAAAACAAGCTCATGCCCGGCCTCTTACTGCTGGAGCCCCCGACGCTCCAGAGCCACATGTTGTCGTGCAAAGCAAAGCAGCCTTCTGAAGGATCTCTCAGCCTTCACgtctctttttgtgtgttttttttttcttttcttttgtggtGAACAAGTACAataatcctgttttttttttttattctcctgcGGTGCCCGGCACCTTCTCACTTTTTGGTACAATGTCTCACAAAGAGCGCTGTAAAGCTCCTTCCTTCCAGCCTTCCCCCcttttttgaaaaagaaatctCCTGTGGTTTATTCTCGTCTCGCAGAAACAAGCGCACGTGCGTGATGAACCCACTGTCCGAGTAGTTGCACTCATCTCGTGTTCATGGTGACCGCGTAAAGGCCTTCTAAATGTGTGTTATTGAAGATGTGCATTTCCAAACAGAACAGCAATATTGTACAGGTCATTTCATCATGTTTGTCCGCCTGAGCACTAACTTCACCAGCCagcaaatatatgtgtgtgtctgaatgtgtgagtgtgtgtgtgagtgagtgagtgattgTCACATGTAAGTCGCTGTAATGGAATATTGAGTCAGACTCGCTCCATTTCAAAACTGCtctccaaaaaaaagaaaaagaaccaaaCTTGAGATTCAcgactttctctgtcttccaCCTGAATCCAAATGTCTGGTGATTGTGGATTATTAAACATTCGAAGGCAATACTTGTGCTCTTTTAGTTTTTACAGTACGACTGTACACACTTcctgggaaaaaacaacaaaagaacaaCGATACTGTAACTTGAATGTCTGCTCAATGAAGTATTTCCGAATTTTTACTTACGAAACAAAACCTTGAAATAGGAACAAAAAAGGATTTTTCTTGTAACCCCCCCTTTcaatgtaaagaaaaagaacaattaAGTTATGCCCCAGTTTCACCACCCCTGTCCACCTGTCCGTCattaatgttaaatattttatattgtaaaattgatattttttaaattattggtACAAAGTCTCCCTTTGTCTTAtgtcaaaaagaagaaaaaaagaaaagtgcatTATTGCCCATGCTGCCTAGGTTGGCCTGGGAgagtattttgttttattttgttggaaATGTGGAGGAGTTGGTGCTGCAGCGTTAGTGTAGCATCGAACCGACAACCCCGAACCCTTTACTCTGCAGGATGGAGGTCCACGAAATCTCAActgtagatttttttaaactcaagtGTTTTTTCTACTAGCTCtaaaattcatattatttttaaacataGCCTCTGTGTTAgcgtcacacacacaacgcCCCACCCACCTCGATGCTTGGACATTTTGGGGTTTTTGTTTACACCTCTTTTAGGCCGATCTTCCCCTCcaccctgcagctcctcttcatcGCCTCACGCGAGTCTGAACAGAGCAGCATTGTCACATTTCAAGCTAACGAAGTGGGTGATGCatgctattttattttttttgtttagttttgaaaatgtgtcGCCTTGACAATCCGAGCTGGTTTAcaaatttctcttttttttccctcttaaaACATCCGGAAAGTTTTTAAGAGATTTGGGAGGATACTGAATAACTTGATGaattcccccccaccccacccccccttcctTAGCTCATGACGGGGACGAGCTGAGGGGTCAAACAGATGTTACATGCCTTCTTGAACGACCCAACGACAAAGCTTTCAGATAGAGAGGGGACACAACCATCTCATTAGCATTTAtaaatgctttgttttgttttacaaaatattACCCAACcggtttctttctgtctgtgtgtgaatggtcaTAATGGTTTTACTCTTCCAAAAGCAgctgttcttgttttttttgtttttgtttttttataatgaGCTCTGAACAATGTATGTATCCTCTAATATGCCAAATGTCTTTTTATAATGTAGTTTCCATGCACTGCTAAACGAAACAGGGCAGAGTGAGAGGCAGCTTTAAACAaactttcaaaagaaaaaaaaaaaaggagtgtgGAGCCCTTCTCTGTCGCACTCAGCCTTACTTCTCCTTCAGACTTCTGGGCTGTTTGCACTACAGAGCGCTAACCTTgtctttttctctcacacatTTCATCCTCACTCTTTCATcgctcatgtttgtgtttgtacattTGGAGTTTTCTCAtttccccccaccccacccttcTTTATTTG is a window encoding:
- the rbpjb gene encoding recombination signal binding protein for immunoglobulin kappa J region b — its product is MAPVVTGKFGERPQPQRLTREAMRNYLKERGDQTVMILHAKVAQKSYGNEKRFFCPPPCVYLMGSGWKKKKEQMERDGCSEQESQPCAFIGIGNSDQEMQQLNLEGKNYCTAKTLYISDSDKRKHFMLSVKMFYGNSADIGVFLSKRIKVISKPSKKKQSLKNADLCIASGTKVALFNRLRSQTVSTRYLHVEGGNFHASSQQWGAFYIHLLDDEESEGEEFTVRDGYIHYGQTVKLVCSVTGMALPRLIIRKVDKQTALLDADDPVSQLHKCAFYLKDTERMYLCLSQERIIQFQATPCPKEPNKEMINDGASWTIISTDKAEYTFYEGMGPVHSTVTPVPVVESLQLNGGGDVAMLELTGQNFTPNLRVWFGDVEAETMYRCAESMLCVVPDISAFREGWRWVRQPVQVPVTLVRNDGIIYSTTLTFTYTPEPGPRPHCSAAGAILRTGNSSLLSSGGQEAGSGVYGPNSTSNAGVTSSSSTAAAVVS